A region of Leclercia adecarboxylata DNA encodes the following proteins:
- the cysT gene encoding sulfate/thiosulfate ABC transporter permease CysT gives MFAVSSRRVLPGFTLSLGTSLLFVCLILLLPLSALVVQLSEMSWSQYWEVISNPQVVAAYKVTLLSAFVASIFNGVFGLLMAWILTRYRFPGRTLLDALMDLPFALPTAVAGLTLASLFSVNGFYGEWLAKFDIKVTYTWLGIAVAMAFTSIPFVVRTVQPVLEELGPEYEEAAETLGATRWQSFRKVVMPELSPALLAGVALSFTRSLGEFGAVIFIAGNIAWKTEVTSLMIFVRLQEFDYPAASAIASVILAASLLLLFSINTLQSRFGRRVVGH, from the coding sequence ATGTTTGCAGTTTCCTCCAGACGTGTGCTGCCGGGCTTTACCTTAAGCCTCGGGACCAGCCTGCTGTTCGTCTGTCTGATTTTGTTATTACCGCTCAGCGCGCTGGTGGTTCAGCTCTCTGAGATGAGCTGGTCCCAGTACTGGGAGGTGATCAGCAACCCGCAGGTGGTGGCGGCCTATAAAGTGACGCTGCTGTCGGCGTTTGTCGCTTCTATCTTTAACGGCGTGTTCGGCCTGCTGATGGCGTGGATCTTAACCCGCTACCGCTTCCCGGGCCGCACGCTGCTGGATGCGCTGATGGATTTACCCTTCGCGCTGCCGACGGCGGTGGCGGGCTTAACGCTCGCTTCGCTGTTCTCCGTTAACGGTTTTTACGGCGAGTGGCTGGCGAAGTTTGATATCAAAGTGACCTACACCTGGCTCGGCATTGCGGTGGCGATGGCCTTTACCAGCATCCCGTTTGTGGTGCGTACCGTGCAGCCTGTGCTGGAAGAGTTAGGTCCGGAATACGAAGAAGCGGCAGAGACCCTGGGCGCGACGCGCTGGCAGAGTTTCCGCAAAGTGGTTATGCCCGAGCTCTCTCCGGCTCTGCTGGCAGGCGTGGCGCTGTCGTTCACCCGCAGCCTCGGTGAGTTCGGCGCGGTGATTTTTATCGCCGGTAACATCGCGTGGAAAACTGAAGTGACCTCGCTGATGATTTTTGTCCGTTTGCAGGAGTTTGATTACCCGGCGGCGAGCGCCATTGCCTCGGTGATCCTCGCAGCCTCGCTGCTGCTGCTGTTCTCGATTAACACTCTGCAAAGTCGCTTTGGTCGACGCGTGGTAGGTCACTAA
- a CDS encoding sulfate ABC transporter substrate-binding protein, with protein MAVTVLKKGSLVLAASVLLAAQAQATELLNSSYDVSRELFAALNPPFEQQWAKDNNGDKLTIKQSHAGSSKQALAILQGLKADVVTYNQITDVQILHDKGKLIPADWQTRLPNNSSPFYSTMGFLVRKGNPKNIHDWNDLVRSDVKLIFPNPKTSGNARYTYLAAWGAADKADGNDKAKTEQFMTQFLKNVEVFDTGGRGATTTFAERGLGDVLISFESEVNNIRKQYEAQGFEVVIPKTNVLAEFPVAWVDKNVEANGTEKAAKAYLNYLYSPQAQTVITDYYYRVNNPDVMNKLKDKFPQTDLFRVEDHFGGWPEVMKTHFVSGGELDKLLAAGRK; from the coding sequence ATGGCCGTTACTGTACTGAAAAAAGGATCTCTGGTGCTGGCAGCTTCCGTGTTGCTGGCCGCGCAGGCGCAGGCAACCGAGCTGTTGAACAGCTCTTATGACGTCTCGCGCGAGCTCTTTGCCGCCCTGAACCCGCCATTCGAACAGCAGTGGGCGAAAGACAATAACGGCGACAAACTGACGATCAAGCAGTCCCATGCCGGCTCGTCGAAGCAGGCGCTGGCCATTCTGCAGGGGCTGAAGGCCGATGTAGTCACCTATAACCAGATTACCGACGTGCAGATCCTGCACGACAAAGGCAAGCTGATCCCGGCCGACTGGCAGACCCGTCTGCCGAACAACAGCTCGCCGTTCTATTCCACCATGGGCTTCCTGGTGCGTAAGGGCAACCCGAAGAACATTCACGACTGGAACGACCTCGTGCGTTCAGACGTGAAGCTGATTTTCCCGAACCCGAAAACCTCCGGCAACGCCCGTTACACCTATCTGGCCGCCTGGGGCGCCGCGGACAAAGCGGACGGCAACGATAAAGCCAAAACCGAACAGTTCATGACCCAGTTCCTGAAAAACGTCGAAGTGTTCGATACCGGCGGGCGCGGGGCGACCACCACCTTCGCGGAGCGCGGTCTGGGTGATGTGCTGATCAGCTTTGAATCGGAAGTGAACAACATCCGTAAGCAGTACGAAGCCCAGGGCTTTGAAGTGGTGATCCCGAAAACCAACGTGCTGGCGGAGTTCCCGGTGGCGTGGGTGGATAAAAACGTCGAAGCCAACGGCACAGAGAAAGCGGCGAAAGCCTATCTGAACTATCTCTACAGCCCACAGGCCCAGACGGTGATCACCGATTATTACTATCGCGTGAACAACCCGGACGTGATGAACAAGCTGAAAGATAAATTCCCGCAGACCGACCTGTTCCGCGTGGAAGACCATTTTGGCGGCTGGCCTGAAGTGATGAAAACCCATTTCGTCAGCGGCGGTGAGTTAGACAAACTGTTGGCGGCGGGGCGTAAGTAA
- a CDS encoding Dyp-type peroxidase, with the protein MSQVQSGILPEHCRAAIWIEANVKGDTDALRAASKVFIDNVATFQAKFPDAHCGAVVAFGHDVWRQLSGGEGAEELKDFVPYGKGLAPATQYDVLIHILSLRHDVNFSIAQAAMAAFGDCVEVKEEIHGFRWVEERDLSGFVDGTENPAGDETRREVAVIKEGVDAGGSYVFVQRWEHNLKQLNRMSVHDQEMMIGRTKEANEEIDGDDRPATSHLSRVDLKEDGKGLKIVRQSLPYGTASGTNGLYFCAYCARLYNIEQQLLSMFGDTDGKRDAMLRFTKPVTGGYYFAPSIERLLAL; encoded by the coding sequence ATGTCTCAGGTTCAGAGTGGCATTTTGCCAGAACATTGCCGCGCGGCGATTTGGATCGAAGCCAATGTCAAAGGGGATACCGATGCCCTGCGTGCGGCCAGCAAAGTCTTTATTGATAACGTGGCCACCTTCCAGGCCAAATTCCCGGATGCGCACTGCGGCGCGGTGGTGGCGTTTGGCCACGACGTCTGGCGTCAGCTGAGCGGCGGGGAAGGGGCAGAAGAGCTGAAGGACTTTGTCCCTTACGGTAAAGGTCTGGCCCCGGCCACCCAGTACGACGTGCTGATCCATATTCTCTCTCTGCGTCACGACGTGAACTTCTCCATTGCCCAGGCCGCGATGGCTGCCTTTGGCGACTGCGTTGAGGTAAAAGAAGAGATCCACGGTTTCCGCTGGGTGGAAGAGCGCGATCTAAGCGGCTTCGTTGACGGCACCGAAAACCCGGCAGGGGATGAGACCCGCCGTGAAGTGGCGGTGATCAAGGAGGGCGTGGATGCGGGCGGCAGCTACGTGTTCGTTCAGCGCTGGGAGCACAACCTCAAGCAGCTTAACCGCATGAGCGTGCACGACCAGGAGATGATGATTGGCCGCACCAAAGAGGCCAACGAAGAGATCGACGGCGACGACCGCCCGGCGACCTCACACCTGAGCCGCGTGGATCTGAAAGAGGACGGTAAAGGACTGAAGATTGTCCGCCAGAGCCTGCCGTACGGCACCGCCAGCGGGACAAATGGCCTCTACTTCTGCGCCTACTGCGCACGCCTGTACAACATCGAACAGCAGCTGCTGAGCATGTTTGGCGACACCGACGGCAAGCGCGACGCAATGCTGCGCTTCACCAAACCGGTGACCGGCGGCTACTACTTTGCACCGTCCATCGAGCGTCTGCTGGCGTTATAA
- a CDS encoding RpoE-regulated lipoprotein has translation MKSLRLLLCALPVVLTGCSTLSAVNWSAAYPWNWFGSSTDVTEQGVGNLTAATPLEQSAIESALGGDYRLRSGMKTQNGNIVHYFEALKDDQLAMVINGDKNTVTRIEVLDSDVETDSGVKVGTPFSDLYQKAYGNCTSAPNEESVAVECKAEGSQHISYQFSGTWNGPEGLMPSDDALKNWKVSKIIWQQ, from the coding sequence ATGAAATCGCTGCGTTTACTGTTATGCGCGCTCCCCGTTGTCCTGACGGGCTGTTCAACGCTCTCCGCCGTTAACTGGTCTGCGGCCTATCCCTGGAACTGGTTCGGCTCCTCCACCGACGTGACCGAGCAGGGCGTCGGAAATCTCACCGCCGCCACGCCGCTGGAACAGAGCGCCATCGAATCGGCACTGGGCGGTGATTACCGGCTGCGCAGCGGCATGAAAACACAGAACGGCAACATCGTGCACTATTTCGAAGCGCTGAAAGATGACCAGCTGGCGATGGTAATAAACGGTGACAAAAACACGGTGACGCGCATCGAAGTGCTGGACAGCGACGTTGAAACCGACAGCGGCGTGAAGGTCGGTACCCCGTTCAGCGACCTGTATCAGAAGGCCTACGGCAACTGCACCAGCGCCCCGAACGAAGAGAGCGTGGCGGTGGAGTGTAAGGCGGAAGGCAGCCAGCACATCAGCTATCAGTTCAGCGGAACCTGGAACGGCCCGGAAGGGTTGATGCCTTCTGACGACGCGCTGAAAAACTGGAAAGTCAGCAAAATTATCTGGCAGCAGTAA
- a CDS encoding DUF2919 domain-containing protein, which yields MKSIDFHPGDYDSHGRVRLPFLFWCVLLLQARTWVLFVMAGASRDQGNTLLNLFYPDHDNFWLGLLPGIPAVLAFMLSGRRHLWPRLWQALRGLLILAQCVLLCWQPLLWLKGEALSGVGIALVVADIVALLWLLTNPRLRACFTPEKD from the coding sequence ATGAAGAGTATTGATTTCCACCCGGGCGACTACGACAGCCACGGCCGGGTCCGCCTGCCGTTTCTGTTCTGGTGCGTGCTGCTGCTTCAGGCCCGTACCTGGGTGCTGTTCGTGATGGCCGGGGCTTCCCGCGATCAGGGCAACACCCTGCTGAACCTGTTTTATCCCGATCACGATAACTTCTGGCTCGGGCTGCTGCCGGGGATCCCGGCGGTGCTGGCCTTTATGCTGAGCGGGCGGCGGCATCTCTGGCCGCGCCTGTGGCAGGCTCTACGCGGGCTGCTGATCCTTGCTCAGTGCGTTCTGCTGTGCTGGCAGCCCCTGCTGTGGTTGAAAGGGGAAGCCCTGAGCGGCGTGGGGATTGCGCTGGTGGTGGCCGATATTGTGGCGCTGCTGTGGCTGCTGACCAACCCCCGTCTGCGCGCCTGTTTTACGCCTGAGAAAGATTAA
- a CDS encoding GNAT family acetyltransferase has translation MEIRVFRQADFEEVITLWERCELLRPWNDPEMDIERKLNHDVSLFLVAEVNGEVVGTVMGGYDGHRGSAYYLGVHPEFRGRGIANALLNRLEKKLIARGCPKIQIMVREDNDMVLGMYERLNYEHADVLTLGKRLIEDEEY, from the coding sequence ATGGAGATACGCGTTTTTCGCCAGGCAGACTTCGAAGAGGTCATCACCCTTTGGGAGCGCTGCGAGCTACTGCGACCGTGGAACGATCCGGAGATGGACATTGAGCGTAAGCTCAATCATGACGTCAGTCTGTTCCTGGTGGCGGAGGTCAACGGTGAAGTGGTGGGCACCGTGATGGGCGGCTACGACGGGCATCGCGGCTCGGCGTACTATCTGGGCGTGCACCCGGAATTTCGCGGACGCGGCATCGCTAACGCGCTGCTTAATCGTCTGGAAAAGAAACTGATCGCCCGCGGCTGTCCAAAAATTCAGATCATGGTGCGGGAAGATAATGACATGGTGCTGGGCATGTACGAGCGACTTAACTATGAACATGCCGACGTGCTGACGCTGGGCAAGCGCCTGATAGAAGATGAAGAGTATTGA
- the amiA gene encoding N-acetylmuramoyl-L-alanine amidase AmiA yields MSTFKPLKALTSRRQVLKAGLAALTLTGIAKQAQAKEESTLKTSNGHSKPKTKKAGAKRLVMLDPGHGGIDTGAIGKNGSKEKHVVLAIAKNVRSILRSNGIDARLTRSGDTFIPLYDRVEIAHQHGADLFMSIHADGFTNPSAAGASVFALSNRGASSAMAKYLSDRENRADEVAGKKTTDKDHLLQQVLFDLVQTDTIKNSLTLGSHILKKIKPVHRLHSKGTEQAAFVVLKSPSIPSVLVETSFITNPEEERLLGTTAFRQKIANAIASGIISYFSWFDNQKAHSRKR; encoded by the coding sequence ATGAGCACATTCAAACCATTAAAAGCACTCACATCGCGTCGTCAGGTTCTCAAAGCGGGGCTGGCGGCCTTAACGTTAACAGGCATCGCAAAGCAGGCTCAGGCAAAAGAAGAGAGCACGCTAAAAACCAGTAACGGACACAGCAAGCCCAAAACCAAAAAAGCCGGGGCGAAGCGTCTGGTGATGCTCGATCCGGGCCACGGGGGCATTGATACTGGCGCCATTGGCAAAAACGGTTCGAAAGAAAAACACGTTGTGCTGGCGATTGCAAAAAATGTCCGGTCGATTTTACGCAGCAACGGCATTGACGCCCGCCTGACGCGCTCCGGCGACACCTTTATTCCGCTGTACGACCGCGTGGAGATCGCCCACCAGCACGGCGCGGATCTGTTTATGTCGATCCACGCGGACGGTTTTACTAACCCCTCGGCGGCCGGCGCATCGGTGTTTGCCCTCTCCAACCGTGGTGCCAGTAGCGCCATGGCAAAATACCTCTCCGACCGGGAAAACCGCGCGGATGAGGTGGCCGGGAAGAAAACCACCGACAAAGATCATCTCCTGCAGCAGGTGTTGTTTGACCTGGTTCAGACCGATACCATCAAAAACAGCCTGACGCTCGGGTCGCATATTCTGAAGAAGATTAAGCCGGTGCACCGTCTGCACAGCAAAGGCACCGAACAGGCGGCGTTTGTGGTGCTGAAATCGCCGTCAATTCCGTCCGTGCTGGTGGAAACCTCCTTTATTACCAACCCGGAAGAAGAGCGTCTGCTCGGCACCACGGCGTTTCGTCAGAAGATCGCCAACGCGATTGCCTCCGGCATTATCAGTTACTTCAGCTGGTTCGATAACCAGAAAGCGCACTCCAGGAAACGTTGA
- the hemF gene encoding oxygen-dependent coproporphyrinogen oxidase produces MKPNAHLVKAFLLQLQDDICQKLSAVDGGEFQQDEWQREAGGGGRSRVLRNGGVFEQAGVNFSHVHGDAMPASATAHRPELAGRSFEAMGVSLVVHPHNPFVPTSHANVRFFIAEKPGADPVWWFGGGFDLTPFYGFEEDAVHWHQTAHDLCQPFGEEVYPKYKKWCDDYFYLKHRDEQRGIGGLFFDDLNTPDFDTAFSFMQAVGNSYTDAYLPIVERRKNHDYGVREREFQLYRRGRYVEFNLVWDRGTLFGLQTGGRTESILMSMPPLVRWEYSFEPKEGSREAALKEFIKVRDWI; encoded by the coding sequence ATGAAACCCAATGCACATCTGGTCAAAGCCTTCCTGCTGCAACTGCAGGATGACATTTGCCAGAAACTGAGCGCCGTCGATGGCGGTGAATTCCAGCAGGATGAGTGGCAGCGCGAAGCCGGCGGCGGCGGGCGCAGCCGCGTACTGCGCAACGGCGGCGTATTCGAGCAGGCCGGGGTCAACTTCTCCCACGTGCACGGCGACGCGATGCCCGCCTCGGCGACCGCGCACCGCCCGGAACTGGCAGGCCGCAGCTTTGAGGCGATGGGCGTCTCGCTGGTTGTCCATCCTCATAACCCGTTCGTACCCACCAGCCACGCCAACGTGCGCTTTTTTATCGCCGAGAAACCGGGCGCCGATCCGGTGTGGTGGTTTGGCGGCGGCTTCGACTTAACGCCTTTCTACGGGTTTGAAGAGGACGCGGTGCACTGGCACCAGACCGCCCACGACCTGTGCCAGCCCTTTGGCGAAGAGGTCTACCCGAAATACAAAAAGTGGTGCGATGACTATTTTTACCTCAAGCACCGCGACGAGCAGCGCGGCATTGGCGGCCTGTTCTTTGACGATCTGAACACCCCGGACTTCGATACCGCCTTCAGCTTTATGCAGGCGGTCGGCAATAGCTACACCGACGCCTACCTGCCGATTGTCGAACGGCGCAAGAACCACGATTACGGCGTGCGCGAGCGCGAGTTCCAGCTCTATCGCCGCGGGCGTTACGTGGAGTTTAATCTGGTGTGGGATCGCGGCACGCTGTTCGGCCTGCAGACCGGCGGACGCACGGAGTCGATTCTGATGTCGATGCCGCCGCTGGTGCGCTGGGAGTACAGCTTTGAACCGAAAGAAGGCAGCCGCGAGGCTGCCCTGAAGGAGTTTATTAAGGTTCGGGACTGGATTTAA
- the maeB gene encoding NADP-dependent oxaloacetate-decarboxylating malate dehydrogenase produces the protein MDEQLKQSALDFHEFPVPGKIQVSPTKPLATQRDLALAYSPGVAAPCLEIEKDPLAAYKYTARGNLVAVISNGTAVLGLGNIGALAGKPVMEGKGVLFKKFAGIDVFDIEVDELDPDKFINVVAALEPTFGGINLEDIKAPECFYIEQKLRERMNIPVFHDDQHGTAIISTAAILNGLRVVEKNLSDVRMVVSGAGAAAIACMNLLVALGMQKHNIVVCDSKGVIYKGREANMAETKAAYAVDDDGKRSLAEVMDGADIFLGCSGPKVLSEEMVMKMARAPLILALANPEPEILPPLAKAVRPDAIICTGRSDYPNQVNNVLCFPFIFRGALDVGATAINEEMKLAAVHAIAELAHAEQSEVVASAYGDQDLSFGPDYIIPKPFDPRLIVKIAPAVAKAAMDSGVATRPIQDFDAYVDKLTEFVYKTNLFMKPIFSQARTDAKRVVLAEGEEARVLHATQELVSLGLAKPILIGRPSVIEMRIQKLGLQIKPGVDFEIVNNESDPRFKEYWNEYYAIMKRRGITQEQAQRAVISNTTVIGAIMVHRGEADALICGTIGDYHEHFSVVQEIFGYRENVHTAGAMNALLLPSGNTFIADTYVNDDPTPEQLAEITVMAAETVRRFGIEPKVALLSHSNFGSSKSAAACKMRQTLDLVRERAPELMIDGEMHGDAALVESIRNERMPDSPLKGSANVLIMPNVEAARISYNLLRVSSSEGVTVGPVLMGVAKPVHVLTPIASVRRIVNMVALAVVEAQTQPL, from the coding sequence ATGGATGAGCAGTTAAAACAGAGTGCCCTCGATTTTCATGAATTCCCCGTACCAGGCAAAATTCAGGTTTCTCCGACCAAACCTCTCGCCACCCAGCGCGACCTGGCGCTGGCCTACTCGCCCGGCGTCGCCGCGCCCTGTCTCGAAATCGAAAAAGATCCGCTGGCGGCCTACAAATACACCGCCCGCGGCAACCTGGTGGCGGTGATCTCCAACGGTACGGCGGTTCTGGGGCTGGGCAATATCGGGGCGCTGGCCGGTAAACCGGTGATGGAAGGGAAAGGCGTACTGTTCAAAAAATTCGCCGGTATCGACGTGTTTGATATTGAAGTGGACGAGCTCGACCCGGACAAATTCATCAACGTGGTGGCCGCGCTGGAGCCGACCTTTGGCGGCATCAACCTCGAGGACATCAAAGCGCCGGAATGTTTCTATATCGAGCAGAAGCTGCGTGAGCGCATGAACATTCCGGTGTTCCACGACGATCAGCACGGAACGGCGATCATCAGCACCGCCGCCATCCTCAACGGCCTGCGGGTGGTGGAGAAAAACCTCTCTGACGTGCGCATGGTGGTCTCCGGCGCGGGTGCGGCAGCCATCGCCTGTATGAACCTGCTGGTGGCGCTGGGCATGCAGAAGCACAACATCGTGGTCTGCGACTCCAAAGGGGTGATCTACAAGGGCCGCGAAGCCAATATGGCGGAGACCAAAGCCGCCTACGCCGTGGATGACGACGGCAAGCGCAGCCTGGCAGAAGTGATGGACGGCGCGGATATCTTCCTCGGCTGCTCAGGCCCGAAAGTGCTCAGCGAAGAGATGGTGATGAAGATGGCGCGCGCGCCGTTAATCCTCGCCCTGGCCAACCCGGAGCCGGAGATCCTGCCGCCGTTGGCAAAAGCGGTGCGCCCGGATGCCATTATCTGTACCGGCCGCTCTGACTATCCGAACCAGGTGAACAACGTTCTCTGCTTCCCGTTCATCTTCCGCGGGGCGCTGGACGTCGGCGCTACCGCCATCAACGAAGAGATGAAGCTGGCTGCGGTTCACGCCATTGCCGAACTGGCCCACGCCGAGCAGAGCGAAGTGGTGGCCTCAGCCTATGGCGATCAGGATCTGAGCTTCGGCCCGGACTACATCATTCCTAAACCGTTCGATCCGCGCCTGATCGTGAAGATTGCTCCGGCGGTTGCGAAGGCGGCGATGGACTCCGGCGTGGCGACACGCCCGATTCAGGACTTTGACGCCTACGTCGATAAACTCACCGAGTTCGTCTACAAAACCAACCTGTTTATGAAGCCGATCTTCTCCCAGGCGCGCACGGACGCAAAACGCGTGGTGCTGGCGGAAGGGGAAGAGGCGCGCGTCCTGCACGCCACTCAGGAGCTGGTGAGCCTGGGGCTGGCGAAGCCGATCCTGATTGGCCGTCCGAGCGTGATCGAGATGCGTATCCAGAAGCTGGGGCTGCAGATCAAGCCGGGCGTGGACTTTGAGATCGTCAACAATGAGTCCGATCCGCGCTTTAAGGAGTACTGGAACGAGTACTACGCCATCATGAAGCGCCGGGGGATCACCCAGGAGCAGGCCCAGCGGGCGGTGATCAGCAACACTACGGTGATCGGGGCGATCATGGTTCACCGCGGCGAGGCTGACGCGCTGATCTGCGGCACCATTGGTGACTATCACGAGCACTTCAGCGTGGTACAGGAGATCTTCGGCTATCGCGAAAACGTGCATACCGCCGGGGCGATGAACGCGCTGCTGCTGCCAAGCGGCAACACCTTTATTGCCGACACCTACGTTAACGACGATCCAACCCCGGAACAGCTGGCGGAGATCACCGTGATGGCGGCGGAAACGGTGCGTCGCTTTGGTATCGAACCGAAAGTGGCCCTGCTGTCGCACTCCAACTTTGGCTCATCCAAATCGGCTGCCGCCTGCAAAATGCGCCAGACCCTGGACCTGGTACGCGAGCGCGCGCCTGAGCTGATGATCGACGGGGAAATGCACGGCGACGCCGCGCTGGTGGAGAGCATCCGCAACGAACGCATGCCGGACAGCCCGCTGAAAGGCTCTGCCAACGTGCTGATCATGCCGAATGTGGAAGCGGCGCGTATCAGCTACAACCTGCTGCGCGTCTCCAGTTCTGAAGGGGTGACCGTGGGGCCGGTGCTGATGGGCGTGGCGAAACCGGTGCATGTGTTAACCCCGATTGCCTCTGTGCGTCGCATTGTGAACATGGTGGCGCTGGCGGTGGTAGAGGCGCAGACGCAGCCGCTGTAA
- the tal gene encoding transaldolase — protein sequence MNQLDGIKQFTTVVADSGDIESIRHYQPQDATTNPSLLLKAAGLAHFSHLIDDAIAYGKGRGKTKEQQVAEASDKLAVNIGSEILKSIPGRVSTEVDARLSFDQEKSIAKARHLVQLYEAQDVEKSRILIKLASTWEGIRAAEVLEKEGINCNLTLLFSFAQARACAEAGVHLVSPFVGRIYDWYQARQPMDPYVVEEDPGVKSVRNIYDYYKQHRYETIVMGASFRRTEQILALTGCDRLTISPNLLKELQDKDEPVIRRLVPSSTVLPKPKPMTEAEFRWEHNQDAMAVEKLSEGIRLFAVDQRKLEDLLAAKL from the coding sequence ATGAACCAACTAGACGGCATCAAACAATTCACCACGGTCGTTGCAGACAGTGGTGATATCGAATCCATCCGCCACTACCAGCCCCAGGATGCGACCACCAACCCGTCGCTGCTGCTGAAAGCCGCCGGCCTGGCGCACTTCTCGCACCTGATTGACGACGCCATCGCGTACGGTAAAGGACGCGGTAAAACCAAAGAACAACAGGTTGCCGAGGCCAGCGACAAGCTGGCGGTGAATATTGGTAGCGAAATTCTGAAAAGCATTCCGGGGCGCGTCTCCACCGAAGTGGACGCCCGCCTCTCCTTTGACCAGGAGAAAAGCATCGCCAAAGCGCGGCACCTGGTGCAGCTCTACGAGGCGCAGGATGTCGAGAAGTCACGCATTCTGATCAAGCTGGCCTCCACCTGGGAGGGGATCCGCGCCGCCGAAGTGCTGGAAAAAGAGGGGATCAACTGTAACCTCACCCTGCTGTTCTCCTTCGCTCAGGCACGCGCCTGCGCCGAAGCCGGCGTGCATCTGGTTTCCCCGTTCGTCGGGCGTATCTATGACTGGTATCAGGCCCGCCAGCCGATGGACCCCTACGTGGTGGAAGAAGATCCCGGCGTGAAATCCGTTCGCAATATCTACGACTACTACAAGCAACACCGCTACGAAACCATCGTGATGGGTGCCAGCTTCCGCCGCACCGAGCAGATCCTCGCCCTTACCGGCTGCGACCGCCTGACCATCTCCCCTAACCTGCTGAAAGAGCTGCAGGACAAAGATGAGCCGGTTATCCGCCGCCTGGTGCCGTCCTCGACGGTGCTGCCAAAACCAAAACCCATGACCGAAGCCGAATTCCGCTGGGAGCATAATCAGGACGCCATGGCGGTCGAGAAGCTGTCAGAAGGGATCCGTCTTTTCGCGGTCGACCAACGCAAACTTGAAGATCTGCTCGCCGCCAAACTGTAA